One region of Mucilaginibacter sp. 14171R-50 genomic DNA includes:
- a CDS encoding STAS domain-containing protein has product MILRTNTQNNALIADIQVKEANLTVSDSFKDEMTKLIDHGNKYIIVNFEQVIYVDSSFLGALVSSLKYAIANKAEIVVAGLNKDVAGLFQLIRLDKAFMIYGSVADAAERKS; this is encoded by the coding sequence ATGATATTAAGAACCAACACGCAAAATAATGCTTTGATAGCTGATATACAGGTAAAGGAAGCAAACCTTACCGTATCTGACAGTTTTAAAGACGAGATGACAAAGCTGATTGACCACGGAAACAAATACATTATTGTAAATTTTGAGCAGGTGATATATGTAGACAGTTCGTTTCTGGGTGCGCTGGTTTCATCGCTTAAATATGCCATAGCCAACAAGGCAGAAATAGTGGTGGCCGGGTTGAATAAAGATGTAGCGGGTTTGTTTCAGTTGATCAGGCTTGATAAGGCATTTATGATATATGGTTCGGTAGCAGATGCCGCTGAGCGTAAAAGCTAA
- a CDS encoding acyltransferase yields MQSHKQATADNKSPVYFSNLDSVRAIAALMVVVSHIEYHKTEYGLQQLAISLQNFGKIGVTIFFALSGFLITYLLLVEKKKYQTVSLKDFYIRRILRIWPLYFLVVIIGFFVYPAKGSSTALWLSVFFLPNLAFCLKMLPSIFDPIWSIGTEEQFYIFHPHIFKIKKPENIFNALIIITGMLIIINIAVRNFPVNTPFTRNLGLFLYYARFDNMMIGAIVATLYYNTKHHAFTFRFQKLFDWFFTRVAQWLSITAFIIFIYFYLKHEIPQGDMVMALLAALLIVNLCEPATSIFNLKSRPLQYMGKISYGIYLLHKYPLFLVFYLVKRYMNGTGVLVQNIVIYVVTLVAVVALATLSYYGYERYFLRIKARFQKVASHS; encoded by the coding sequence ATGCAAAGCCATAAACAAGCCACAGCGGATAACAAAAGTCCGGTCTATTTTTCAAATTTAGATAGCGTAAGGGCAATAGCTGCCCTGATGGTAGTGGTATCGCATATCGAATATCATAAAACCGAATACGGGTTACAGCAACTGGCAATAAGCCTGCAAAACTTTGGTAAAATAGGTGTAACTATATTTTTTGCGCTCAGCGGTTTTTTGATCACCTACCTGCTGCTGGTCGAAAAGAAGAAATATCAAACCGTAAGCCTCAAAGATTTTTACATACGCCGCATCCTTCGTATTTGGCCGCTGTATTTTTTGGTGGTTATAATAGGTTTCTTTGTATACCCGGCTAAAGGCTCGTCTACCGCGCTATGGCTAAGCGTGTTTTTTTTACCAAACCTTGCTTTTTGCCTAAAAATGCTTCCCTCCATATTCGACCCGATATGGTCTATCGGCACCGAAGAACAATTTTATATTTTTCATCCCCACATTTTTAAAATAAAGAAGCCCGAGAACATTTTTAACGCGCTTATCATCATAACAGGCATGTTGATAATCATCAATATCGCGGTGCGCAATTTCCCGGTAAACACCCCGTTCACAAGAAATTTAGGGCTTTTTTTATATTATGCCCGGTTTGACAATATGATGATCGGGGCAATTGTAGCAACGCTTTATTACAATACCAAACATCACGCGTTTACATTCAGGTTTCAGAAGCTCTTCGACTGGTTTTTTACCCGCGTTGCACAATGGTTGTCAATTACGGCTTTTATAATATTTATTTACTTTTATTTAAAGCACGAAATACCACAGGGCGATATGGTTATGGCTCTGTTGGCGGCCCTGCTTATTGTAAATTTATGTGAGCCCGCCACAAGTATTTTTAATTTGAAGAGCAGGCCTTTACAGTACATGGGCAAAATATCTTACGGGATATACCTGCTGCACAAATATCCCCTGTTCCTGGTATTCTACCTGGTAAAAAGGTATATGAACGGCACCGGTGTGTTGGTGCAAAATATCGTAATTTATGTTGTAACCTTAGTTGCGGTGGTTGCGCTGGCTACTTTATCATATTATGGTTACGAACGTTATTTCCTTCGTATAAAAGCCCGCTTTCAGAAGGTAGCTTCGCACAGTTGA
- a CDS encoding sensor histidine kinase → MHDASLKKFAFNNLAESLYPSMIDIIDHITNTGKVSDSTVSKLKLVLVEMLTNSLKHSGGGETIIEVAVTGAQIAIKKIDTGNGLTISSNQNLMVWPLPGKHHGNKVITVYTDASAILNARLTNNCRLQFFIEEVTETGPLDINTLTEHFGLMIITRACDTFTYEFDIDTCTNNFTAIINKM, encoded by the coding sequence ATGCACGATGCCAGCTTAAAAAAGTTTGCGTTCAATAACCTTGCCGAGAGCCTTTATCCATCGATGATCGATATCATCGACCATATTACCAACACAGGTAAGGTAAGCGATAGTACGGTATCTAAATTAAAGTTAGTGTTAGTTGAAATGCTTACCAACTCGTTAAAACACTCGGGCGGGGGCGAAACTATTATTGAAGTTGCTGTAACCGGCGCGCAGATAGCCATTAAAAAAATTGATACCGGTAACGGGCTTACCATTAGCAGTAACCAAAATTTGATGGTATGGCCCTTGCCGGGCAAGCATCACGGCAATAAGGTTATTACGGTTTATACCGATGCCAGTGCCATTTTGAACGCCAGGTTAACAAACAATTGCAGGCTTCAGTTTTTTATAGAAGAGGTAACGGAAACAGGTCCGCTTGATATTAATACCCTGACAGAACATTTTGGGCTGATGATAATTACCCGTGCATGCGATACATTTACTTATGAATTTGATATTGATACGTGTACAAATAACTTTACCGCGATAATAAATAAGATGTAA